From a single Candidatus Methanomethylicota archaeon genomic region:
- a CDS encoding dihydroorotase family protein, protein MLLIKNGIIVTHKEIFNANILINKGKILKITKEEPKADIIINAEGKLVLPGIVDPHVHFRQPGLSSENWESGSKSAIAGGVTTVLDMPNNNPPTTTLERLLEKKALINNTKPPLVNYGLHFGVTENNLEEIEKVVGKRNPLAASAKIFMASSTLGLLIKDIKIIGKVIEKARIVSIHAEDEEIIEKFSDMPTHNLKRPKIAAISAINKLIQFINKGKIYILHITSIEEAEAASPFYKEATPHHLFLNEELLNKIGNYAKVNPPLRSEEDRKSLWIALKKGLIDCIGSDHAPHLKEEKEKENAPSGMPGVETSLPLMMNAALKKEISLEKVVELMCYNPAKIFGIKGKGVIEVGADGDIIIVDKNLEKKVTADDLHYKCKWTPYEGMLLKGWPIITIIEGEIAYKEGEFFPIKGKEVIYEN, encoded by the coding sequence ATGTTGTTAATAAAAAATGGTATAATTGTAACACATAAAGAGATTTTTAATGCAAATATATTAATAAATAAAGGTAAAATTTTAAAAATAACAAAAGAAGAACCTAAAGCTGATATTATAATTAATGCAGAAGGAAAACTTGTTTTACCAGGTATTGTAGATCCTCATGTTCATTTTAGACAACCTGGACTATCTTCAGAAAATTGGGAAAGTGGTTCTAAATCAGCTATTGCAGGAGGAGTAACTACAGTGCTTGATATGCCAAATAATAATCCTCCAACAACAACATTAGAAAGATTATTAGAGAAAAAAGCTTTAATAAATAATACAAAACCTCCTTTAGTAAATTATGGACTTCATTTTGGAGTAACAGAGAATAATTTAGAAGAAATTGAAAAAGTTGTTGGAAAGAGAAATCCACTTGCAGCTTCTGCTAAAATATTTATGGCATCTTCAACATTAGGATTATTAATTAAAGATATTAAAATAATAGGTAAAGTAATAGAAAAAGCAAGAATTGTAAGTATTCATGCTGAAGATGAAGAAATTATTGAAAAATTTTCAGATATGCCAACTCATAATTTAAAAAGACCTAAAATTGCTGCTATTTCTGCTATAAATAAATTAATTCAATTTATAAATAAAGGAAAAATTTACATTTTACATATTACATCAATTGAAGAAGCTGAAGCTGCTTCTCCATTTTATAAAGAAGCTACTCCACATCATTTATTTTTAAATGAAGAATTATTAAATAAAATCGGAAATTATGCAAAAGTAAATCCACCTTTAAGAAGTGAAGAAGATAGAAAATCACTTTGGATTGCATTAAAAAAAGGTCTTATAGATTGTATTGGCTCAGATCATGCACCACATTTAAAAGAAGAGAAGGAAAAAGAAAATGCTCCATCAGGTATGCCAGGTGTAGAGACTTCTCTTCCACTTATGATGAATGCAGCATTAAAAAAAGAAATAAGTTTAGAAAAAGTTGTAGAATTAATGTGTTATAATCCTGCAAAAATTTTTGGAATAAAGGGAAAAGGAGTAATAGAAGTTGGAGCTGATGGAGATATTATAATTGTAGATAAAAATTTAGAAAAGAAAGTAACTGCTGATGATTTACATTATAAATGTAAATGGACTCCATATGAAGGTATGTTACTTAAAGGATGGCCAATTATAACAATAATTGAAGGAGAGATTGCATATAAAGAAGGAGAATTCTTTCCAATAAAAGGAAAGGAGGTAATTTATGAAAATTGA
- the pyrI gene encoding aspartate carbamoyltransferase regulatory subunit, giving the protein MNTKKGLIVRLIENGTVIDHIPPGKGIIIAEILNLFNQDSVVIIGQNLESTKYGKKDIIKVENRFLKSDEYNKIALIAPNATINIIENYEVKEKRKVVIPDVIEDIALCINANCISNKEPVPSRLYVIDKNPLTLVCHYCGYECNEKNIKLKM; this is encoded by the coding sequence ATGAATACAAAAAAAGGATTAATAGTAAGATTAATAGAAAATGGAACTGTTATTGATCATATACCACCAGGTAAAGGAATAATTATAGCTGAAATATTGAATTTATTCAATCAAGATTCTGTTGTTATAATAGGTCAAAATTTAGAAAGTACTAAATATGGAAAAAAAGATATTATAAAAGTTGAAAATAGATTTTTAAAAAGTGATGAATATAATAAAATAGCACTTATCGCACCAAATGCAACTATAAATATAATAGAAAATTATGAAGTAAAAGAAAAGAGAAAAGTAGTAATACCAGATGTAATAGAAGATATAGCACTTTGTATTAATGCTAATTGTATATCAAATAAAGAACCTGTACCTTCTCGTCTTTATGTAATTGATAAAAATCCTTTAACATTAGTATGTCATTATTGTGGTTATGAATGTAATGAAAAAAATATAAAATTAAAGATGTGA